One genomic window of Streptomyces sp. WP-1 includes the following:
- the secG gene encoding preprotein translocase subunit SecG → MVLGFSIALIVFSLLLMLLVLMHKGKGGGLSDMFGGGMQSSVGGSSVAERNLDRITVVIGVLWIACIVVLGILMKTNS, encoded by the coding sequence GTGGTTTTGGGGTTCTCGATCGCCCTGATCGTCTTCAGCCTGCTGCTGATGCTGCTGGTGCTGATGCACAAGGGGAAGGGCGGCGGCCTCTCCGACATGTTCGGTGGCGGCATGCAGTCCTCCGTCGGCGGCTCCTCGGTCGCCGAGCGCAACCTCGACCGGATCACCGTCGTGATCGGCGTGCTGTGGATCGCGTGCATCGTGGTCCTCGGCATCCTGATGAAGACGAACAGCTGA
- the opcA gene encoding glucose-6-phosphate dehydrogenase assembly protein OpcA, with product MKIDLTDTTAGEINKGLVRGRRAIGTPAVGMVLTLVIVTDEENAYDALKAANDASREHPSRTLVVIKRISRTSRDRTSSRLDAEVRVGAEAGTGETVILRLYGEVSQHADSVVLPLLLPDAPVVVWWPVNAPLDPAKDPLGALAQRRVTDTYTAEEPVRELAARADAYTPGDTDLSWTRITPWRSMLAAALDQVDCRVEAVEVQGEAFNPSCELLAMWLADRLDVPVRRSPSAGPGLTGVRMETTCGPITLDRADGSLATLSIKGQPARAVALNRRDTAELIAEELRRLDPDDTYASALRYGVDRLETVPEQETSDADSASGSASDAPSESDSASEGSASEGGAKPAAEPEPVEEAAKAPAKKATSSRAAKKAPSRKATAK from the coding sequence ATGAAGATCGACCTGACCGACACCACCGCCGGCGAGATCAACAAGGGGCTCGTGCGGGGCCGCCGCGCCATCGGCACGCCCGCCGTCGGCATGGTTTTGACCCTCGTCATCGTCACCGACGAGGAGAACGCCTACGACGCCCTGAAGGCCGCCAACGACGCCTCGCGCGAGCACCCCTCGCGCACGCTGGTGGTCATCAAGCGGATCTCCCGCACCTCGCGCGACCGCACCAGCTCGCGCCTCGACGCCGAGGTGCGGGTGGGCGCGGAGGCGGGCACCGGCGAGACGGTCATCCTGCGGCTGTACGGCGAGGTGTCCCAGCACGCCGACTCGGTCGTGCTGCCGCTGCTGCTGCCGGACGCCCCGGTGGTCGTGTGGTGGCCGGTGAACGCCCCGCTGGACCCGGCGAAGGACCCGCTGGGCGCGCTGGCCCAGCGCCGGGTCACCGACACCTACACCGCCGAGGAGCCGGTGCGGGAACTCGCGGCCCGCGCCGACGCCTACACCCCCGGCGACACCGATCTGTCCTGGACCCGGATCACGCCCTGGCGCTCGATGCTGGCGGCCGCCCTGGACCAGGTCGACTGCCGGGTGGAGGCGGTCGAGGTGCAGGGCGAGGCGTTCAACCCGAGCTGCGAGCTGCTGGCGATGTGGCTCGCGGACCGGCTGGACGTGCCGGTACGGCGTTCCCCGTCCGCCGGGCCCGGTCTGACCGGGGTCCGCATGGAGACGACGTGCGGACCGATCACCCTGGACCGCGCGGACGGCTCGCTGGCCACGCTGTCCATCAAGGGGCAGCCGGCCCGCGCGGTGGCGCTCAACCGGCGCGACACCGCCGAGCTGATCGCGGAGGAGCTGCGTCGGCTGGACCCGGACGACACCTACGCGTCGGCGCTGCGGTACGGAGTGGACCGGCTGGAGACGGTTCCGGAGCAGGAGACTTCGGACGCGGATTCCGCTTCGGGTTCGGCTTCGGACGCTCCTTCGGAGTCGGATTCGGCTTCCGAGGGTTCGGCTTCCGAGGGCGGGGCGAAGCCGGCCGCCGAGCCGGAGCCCGTCGAGGAGGCGGCCAAGGCGCCCGCGAAGAAGGCGACGTCGTCCCGGGCCGCGAAGAAGGCTCCCTCCAGGAAGGCGACGGCGAAGTGA
- the whiA gene encoding DNA-binding protein WhiA, with amino-acid sequence MAMTAAVKDEISRLPVTRTCCRKAEVSAILRFAGGLHLVSGRIVIEAELDTAMAARRLKRDILEIFGHSSELIVMAPGGLRRGSRYVVRVVAGGDQLARQTGLVDGRGRPIRGLPPQVVSGATCDAEAAWRGAFLAHGSLTEPGRSSSLEVTCPGPEAALALVGAARRLSIAAKAREVRGVDRVVVRDGDAIGALLTRLGAHESVLAWEERRMRREVRATANRLANFDDANLRRSARAAVAAGARVQRALEILGEEVPEHLAAAGRLRMEHKQASLEELGALADPPLTKDAVAGRIRRLLAMADKRASDLGIPGTEANLSEELADNLVG; translated from the coding sequence ATGGCGATGACGGCAGCGGTGAAGGACGAGATCTCCCGGCTCCCCGTCACCCGGACCTGCTGCAGGAAGGCGGAGGTCTCCGCCATTCTGCGGTTCGCCGGCGGCCTGCATCTGGTGAGCGGGCGCATCGTGATCGAGGCGGAGCTGGACACGGCGATGGCGGCCCGCCGCCTCAAACGGGACATCCTGGAGATCTTCGGCCACAGCTCGGAGCTGATCGTGATGGCCCCCGGCGGACTGCGCCGCGGCTCGCGCTATGTCGTCCGGGTCGTCGCGGGCGGGGACCAACTCGCCCGGCAGACCGGCCTGGTGGACGGCCGGGGCCGGCCGATCCGCGGGCTTCCCCCGCAGGTGGTCTCGGGGGCCACCTGTGACGCGGAGGCGGCCTGGCGCGGGGCGTTCCTCGCGCACGGCTCGCTGACCGAGCCCGGCCGCTCCTCCTCCCTGGAGGTGACCTGCCCGGGTCCGGAGGCCGCGCTGGCACTGGTCGGCGCCGCCCGCCGGCTGTCGATCGCCGCCAAGGCCCGGGAGGTGCGCGGGGTGGACCGCGTGGTCGTCCGGGACGGTGATGCGATCGGCGCGCTGTTGACGCGGCTCGGCGCGCACGAGTCGGTGCTGGCCTGGGAGGAGCGGCGGATGCGCCGCGAGGTGCGGGCCACGGCCAACCGGCTCGCCAACTTCGACGACGCGAACCTGCGGCGTTCGGCCCGCGCGGCGGTGGCCGCGGGGGCGCGGGTGCAGCGCGCGCTGGAGATCCTGGGCGAGGAGGTGCCCGAGCACCTCGCCGCGGCCGGACGGCTGCGCATGGAGCACAAGCAGGCCTCGCTGGAGGAGCTGGGCGCGCTCGCCGACCCGCCGCTGACCAAGGACGCGGTCGCGGGCCGGATCCGCCGGCTGCTGGCCATGGCCGACAAGCGCGCCTCGGATCTGGGCATCCCGGGCACCGAGGCCAATCTGTCGGAGGAGCTGGCGGACAACCTGGTCGGCTGA
- the tpiA gene encoding triose-phosphate isomerase, which yields MTTRTPLMAGNWKMNLNHLEAIAHVQKLAFALADKDYEAVEVAVLPPFTDLRSVQTLVDGDKLKIKYGAQDISQHDSGAYTGEISGPMLSKLKCAYVVIGHSERRQYHAETDEIVNAKVKAAYKHGLTPILCVGEELEVREAGNHVAHTLAQVEGGLKDLPAEQAETIVIAYEPVWAIGTGKVCGAEDAQEVCAAIRAKLAELYSQDVADQVRIQYGGSVKSGNVAEIMAKADIDGALVGGASLDTDEFVKIVRFRDQ from the coding sequence ATGACCACCCGCACGCCGCTGATGGCGGGCAACTGGAAGATGAACCTCAACCACCTCGAGGCCATCGCCCACGTCCAGAAGCTCGCCTTCGCCCTGGCCGACAAGGACTACGAGGCCGTCGAGGTCGCTGTCCTGCCGCCCTTCACCGACCTGCGCTCCGTCCAGACCCTGGTCGACGGCGACAAGCTCAAGATCAAGTACGGCGCCCAGGACATCTCGCAGCACGACTCCGGTGCCTACACCGGCGAGATCTCCGGCCCGATGCTGTCCAAGCTGAAGTGCGCCTATGTGGTCATCGGCCACTCCGAGCGCCGCCAGTACCACGCCGAGACCGACGAGATCGTCAACGCCAAGGTCAAGGCCGCCTACAAGCACGGTCTGACCCCGATCCTGTGCGTCGGCGAGGAGCTGGAGGTCCGCGAGGCGGGCAACCACGTCGCCCACACCCTCGCCCAGGTCGAGGGCGGTCTGAAGGACCTCCCGGCCGAGCAGGCCGAGACGATCGTGATCGCCTACGAGCCGGTGTGGGCCATCGGCACCGGCAAGGTCTGCGGCGCCGAGGACGCCCAGGAGGTCTGCGCCGCCATCCGCGCCAAGCTCGCCGAGCTGTACTCCCAGGACGTGGCCGACCAGGTCCGCATCCAGTACGGCGGCTCCGTGAAGTCGGGCAATGTCGCCGAGATCATGGCCAAGGCCGACATCGACGGCGCCCTGGTCGGCGGCGCCTCGCTGGACACCGACGAGTTCGTCAAGATCGTGCGCTTCCGCGATCAGTGA
- the zwf gene encoding glucose-6-phosphate dehydrogenase: MSPVSGSGATNPLRDPADRRLPRIAGPSGLVIFGVTGDLSRKKLMPAVYDLANRGLLPPGFSLVGFARREWADEDFAQEVHDAVKAHARTPFREEVWQQLIQGMRFVQGTFDDDEAFERLRSTIEELDKAQGTGGNFAFYLSVPPRSFPVVIQQLKKHGLADQSGGSWRRAVIEKPFGHDLKSAEELNAIVHEVFAPDQVFRIDHYLGKETVQNILALRFANTMFEPIWNRSFVDHVQITMAEDIGIGGRAGYYDGIGAARDVIQNHLLQLLALTAMEEPASFDAQALAAEKTKVLGAVRLPKDLGKGTVRGQYAAGWQGGEKVIGYLEEDGIDPKSKTDTYAAIKVGIDNRRWAGVPFYLRTGKRLGRRVTEIAVVFQRAPHSPFDHTATEELGQNAIVIRVQPDEGITVRFGSKVPGTSMEIRDVSMDFAYGESFTESSPEAYERLILDVLLGDANLFPRTEEVELSWKILDPIEQYWDRHGRPAQYQSGTWGPAEADEMLARDGRSWRRP, translated from the coding sequence TTGTCACCCGTTTCGGGATCCGGAGCGACGAACCCGCTCCGTGACCCGGCCGACCGACGGCTCCCGCGTATCGCGGGGCCGTCGGGTCTGGTCATCTTCGGGGTCACGGGCGACCTGTCGCGCAAGAAGCTGATGCCCGCGGTGTACGACCTCGCCAACCGGGGTCTGCTGCCGCCGGGCTTCTCGCTGGTGGGCTTCGCCCGCCGCGAGTGGGCCGACGAGGACTTCGCGCAGGAGGTCCACGACGCCGTCAAGGCGCACGCCCGTACGCCGTTCCGCGAGGAGGTCTGGCAGCAGCTCATCCAGGGGATGCGCTTCGTGCAGGGCACCTTCGACGACGACGAGGCGTTCGAGCGGCTGCGCTCCACCATCGAGGAGCTGGACAAGGCACAGGGCACGGGCGGCAACTTCGCCTTCTACCTGTCGGTGCCGCCGCGCTCCTTCCCGGTGGTCATCCAGCAGCTGAAGAAGCACGGACTCGCCGACCAGTCCGGCGGTTCCTGGCGGCGCGCGGTCATCGAGAAGCCGTTCGGACACGATCTGAAGTCGGCCGAGGAACTGAACGCCATCGTGCACGAGGTGTTCGCCCCGGACCAGGTCTTCCGGATCGACCACTACCTCGGCAAGGAGACCGTCCAGAACATCCTGGCGCTGCGCTTCGCCAACACGATGTTCGAGCCGATCTGGAACCGGTCCTTCGTGGACCATGTCCAGATCACCATGGCCGAGGACATCGGCATCGGCGGCCGGGCCGGCTACTACGACGGTATCGGCGCCGCCCGTGACGTCATCCAGAACCATCTGCTCCAGCTGCTCGCGCTGACCGCGATGGAGGAGCCCGCCTCCTTCGACGCGCAGGCGCTGGCCGCGGAGAAGACCAAGGTGCTCGGTGCCGTACGGCTGCCGAAGGACCTGGGCAAGGGCACCGTGCGCGGACAGTACGCGGCGGGCTGGCAGGGCGGCGAGAAGGTCATCGGCTACCTCGAAGAGGACGGCATCGACCCGAAGTCGAAGACCGACACGTACGCGGCGATCAAGGTCGGCATCGACAATCGCCGCTGGGCGGGCGTCCCCTTCTATCTGCGCACCGGCAAGCGGCTCGGCCGCCGGGTGACGGAGATCGCCGTCGTCTTCCAGCGGGCCCCGCACTCCCCCTTCGACCACACGGCGACGGAGGAGCTGGGCCAGAACGCGATCGTGATCCGCGTCCAGCCGGACGAGGGCATCACGGTCCGCTTCGGCTCCAAGGTGCCGGGCACCTCGATGGAGATCCGGGACGTGTCCATGGACTTCGCCTACGGCGAGTCGTTCACGGAGTCCAGCCCGGAGGCGTACGAGCGGCTCATCCTGGACGTGCTGCTCGGCGACGCCAACCTCTTCCCGCGCACGGAGGAGGTCGAGCTGTCCTGGAAGATCCTCGACCCGATCGAGCAGTACTGGGACAGGCACGGCAGGCCCGCGCAGTACCAGTCGGGCACCTGGGGCCCCGCCGAGGCGGACGAGATGCTCGCACGAGACGGACGGAGCTGGCGCAGGCCATGA
- a CDS encoding RNA polymerase-binding protein RbpA encodes MASGNAIRGSRVGAGPMGEAERGESAPRLRISFWCSNGHETQPSFASDAQVPDTWDCPRCGFPAGQDRDNPPDPPRTEPYKTHLAYVRERRSDADGEAILAEALAKLRGEI; translated from the coding sequence GTGGCAAGTGGCAACGCGATCCGAGGAAGCCGGGTCGGGGCGGGGCCGATGGGCGAGGCCGAGCGCGGCGAGTCCGCACCGCGGCTGCGCATCTCCTTCTGGTGCTCCAACGGGCACGAGACCCAGCCGAGCTTCGCCAGCGACGCACAGGTCCCCGACACCTGGGACTGCCCGCGCTGTGGCTTTCCGGCCGGCCAGGACCGGGACAACCCGCCGGACCCGCCGCGCACCGAGCCGTACAAGACGCACCTCGCGTATGTACGGGAGCGGCGCAGCGACGCGGACGGCGAGGCGATCCTCGCCGAGGCACTCGCCAAACTGCGCGGCGAGATCTAG
- the pgi gene encoding glucose-6-phosphate isomerase, giving the protein MKADGRTRLDQTPEWTALAEHREELADTHLRDLFAADPERGTGYTLRVGDLHIDYSKHLVTGETLRLLRELTAATDVFGLRDAMFRGEKINVTEGRAVLHTALRAPRDAVIEVDGENVVPRVHAVLDKMSNFADRVRSGAWTGHTGKRIRNVVNIGIGGSDLGPAMAYEALRSFADRDLTVRFVSNVDGADLHEATRDLDPAETLFIIASKTFTTIETITNATSARTWLLSALGDDAAVARHFVALSTNAEKVTEFGIDPDNMFEFWDWVGGRYSYDSAIGLSLMIAIGPDRFREMLDGFHLVDEHFRTAPAEANAPLLLGLLGIWYGNFHDAQSHAVLPYSHYLSKFTAYLQQLDMESNGKYVARDGKQVDWGTGPVVWGTPGTNGQHAYYQLIHQGTKLIPADFIGFAEPVAELSGELKAQHDLLMANFFAQTQALAFGKSAEEVRAEGVPEELVPHKAFPGNRPTTTVLAKELTPSVLGQLIALYEHKVFVQGAVWDIDSFDQWGVELGKVLAKRVEPALTEGAEVPGLDASTKALVATYRELRGRG; this is encoded by the coding sequence ATGAAAGCAGACGGCCGTACCAGGCTCGACCAGACGCCCGAGTGGACCGCTCTCGCGGAGCACCGGGAGGAACTGGCCGACACCCATCTGAGGGATCTGTTCGCCGCCGACCCCGAGCGCGGCACCGGGTACACGCTGCGGGTCGGCGATCTCCACATCGACTACAGCAAGCATCTGGTCACCGGCGAGACCCTGCGGCTGCTGCGCGAGCTGACCGCGGCGACGGACGTGTTCGGGCTGCGGGACGCCATGTTCCGGGGCGAGAAGATCAACGTCACCGAGGGCCGGGCGGTGCTGCACACCGCGCTGCGCGCGCCCCGGGACGCGGTGATCGAGGTCGACGGCGAGAACGTGGTGCCCAGGGTGCACGCCGTCCTCGACAAGATGAGCAACTTCGCCGACCGGGTGCGCTCCGGCGCCTGGACCGGGCACACGGGCAAGCGGATCCGCAATGTCGTCAACATCGGTATCGGCGGCTCCGACCTCGGGCCCGCGATGGCGTACGAGGCGCTGCGCAGCTTCGCCGACCGGGACCTGACGGTCCGTTTCGTGTCGAACGTGGACGGCGCGGACCTGCACGAGGCCACCCGCGACCTCGACCCGGCGGAGACGCTGTTCATCATCGCCTCCAAGACCTTCACCACCATCGAGACGATCACCAACGCCACCTCCGCGCGCACCTGGCTGCTGAGCGCGCTCGGCGACGACGCCGCGGTGGCCAGGCACTTCGTGGCGCTGTCCACCAACGCGGAGAAGGTCACCGAGTTCGGAATCGACCCGGACAACATGTTCGAGTTCTGGGACTGGGTCGGCGGCCGCTACTCGTACGACTCCGCGATCGGCCTCTCGCTGATGATCGCCATCGGCCCGGACCGGTTCCGGGAGATGCTGGACGGCTTCCACCTGGTCGACGAGCACTTCCGCACCGCCCCGGCCGAGGCCAACGCCCCGCTGCTGCTGGGCCTGCTGGGCATCTGGTACGGCAACTTCCACGACGCCCAGTCGCACGCCGTACTGCCGTACAGCCACTACCTGTCCAAGTTCACCGCCTACCTCCAGCAGCTGGACATGGAGTCCAACGGCAAGTACGTGGCGCGGGACGGCAAGCAGGTCGACTGGGGGACCGGGCCGGTCGTCTGGGGCACGCCGGGCACCAACGGGCAGCACGCGTACTACCAGTTGATCCACCAGGGCACCAAGCTGATTCCGGCGGACTTCATCGGCTTCGCCGAGCCGGTCGCCGAGCTGAGCGGTGAACTGAAGGCGCAGCACGACCTGTTGATGGCCAACTTCTTCGCCCAGACCCAGGCCCTCGCCTTCGGCAAGAGCGCCGAGGAGGTCCGCGCGGAGGGCGTGCCCGAGGAACTGGTGCCGCACAAGGCCTTCCCGGGCAACCGGCCCACGACCACCGTCCTGGCGAAGGAACTGACCCCGTCCGTGCTGGGCCAGCTGATCGCGCTGTACGAGCACAAGGTGTTCGTCCAGGGCGCGGTGTGGGACATCGACTCCTTCGACCAGTGGGGCGTGGAGCTGGGCAAGGTCCTCGCCAAGCGCGTCGAGCCCGCCCTCACCGAGGGCGCGGAGGTACCCGGCCTCGACGCCTCGACCAAGGCGCTGGTCGCCACCTACCGGGAGCTGCGCGGCCGCGGTTGA
- the pgk gene encoding phosphoglycerate kinase: MKTIDELLADGVSGKRVFVRADLNVPLADGTITDDGRIRAVLPTVKALAEAGAKVIVASHLGRPKGAPEPAFSLLPAAERLGELLGAPVAFAEDTVGPAAHDAVDGLQPGQVAVIENLRFNPGETAKDDAERGEFADRLAALADVYVGDGFGAVHRKHASVYDLPARLPHYAGHLIATEVGVLKKLTEEVERPYVVALGGAKVSDKLAVIDQLLGKADRLLIGGGMAYTFLKAKGYEVGISLLQEDQIPAVTEYMERAEKLGVELLLPVDVLVSREFPDLKTKAPSQYNTVDADKIPADQEGLDIGPKTRELYASKLADARTVFWNGPMGVFEHPDYAEGTKAVARALVDSNGFTVVGGGDSAAAVRTLGFDENAFGHISTGGGASLEYLEGKTLPGLAALED, translated from the coding sequence ATGAAGACGATCGACGAACTTCTCGCCGACGGCGTAAGCGGCAAGCGGGTCTTCGTCCGCGCCGACCTCAATGTGCCGCTGGCCGACGGGACGATCACCGACGACGGCCGCATCCGCGCCGTGCTGCCCACCGTCAAGGCGCTCGCCGAAGCGGGCGCCAAGGTGATCGTCGCCTCGCACCTGGGCCGCCCCAAGGGCGCCCCGGAGCCCGCCTTCTCGCTGCTGCCCGCCGCCGAGCGCCTCGGTGAACTGCTCGGCGCCCCGGTCGCCTTCGCCGAGGACACGGTCGGCCCCGCCGCCCACGACGCCGTCGACGGCCTTCAGCCCGGCCAGGTCGCCGTCATCGAGAACCTGCGTTTCAACCCCGGCGAGACCGCCAAGGACGACGCCGAGCGCGGCGAGTTCGCGGACCGGCTGGCCGCCCTCGCCGATGTGTACGTGGGCGACGGCTTCGGCGCCGTGCACCGCAAGCACGCCTCCGTCTACGACCTCCCGGCCCGGCTGCCGCACTACGCCGGCCACCTCATCGCCACCGAGGTCGGCGTCCTGAAGAAGCTCACCGAGGAGGTCGAGCGCCCCTACGTCGTCGCGCTCGGCGGTGCCAAGGTCTCCGACAAGCTCGCCGTCATCGACCAGCTGCTCGGCAAGGCCGACCGGCTGCTCATCGGCGGCGGCATGGCCTACACCTTCCTCAAGGCCAAGGGCTACGAGGTCGGCATCTCCCTCCTCCAGGAGGACCAGATCCCGGCCGTCACCGAGTACATGGAGCGCGCCGAGAAGCTCGGCGTGGAACTGCTGCTCCCCGTCGACGTCCTGGTCTCCCGGGAGTTCCCGGACCTGAAGACCAAGGCGCCGAGCCAGTACAACACCGTCGACGCGGACAAGATCCCCGCCGACCAGGAGGGCCTGGACATCGGCCCGAAGACCCGGGAGCTGTACGCCTCGAAGCTCGCCGACGCCCGGACCGTGTTCTGGAACGGCCCCATGGGCGTCTTCGAGCACCCGGACTACGCCGAGGGCACCAAGGCGGTCGCCCGGGCGCTCGTAGACTCGAACGGTTTCACCGTCGTCGGCGGCGGTGACTCCGCCGCGGCCGTGCGCACGCTCGGCTTCGACGAGAACGCATTCGGCCACATCTCGACCGGCGGCGGCGCCTCCCTCGAATACCTCGAGGGCAAGACGCTTCCCGGTCTCGCCGCACTGGAGGACTGA
- the gap gene encoding type I glyceraldehyde-3-phosphate dehydrogenase, which translates to MTIRVGINGFGRIGRNYFRALLEQGADIEVVAVNDLGDTATTAHLLKYDTILGRLKQEVSHTADTITVDGHTIKVLSERNPADIPWGELGVDIVIESTGIFTKREDAAKHLAGGAKKVLISAPAKDEDITIVMGVNQDKYDAANHHVISNASCTTNCVAPMAKVLDENFGIVKGLMTTVHAYTNDQRILDFPHKDLRRARAAAENIIPTTTGAAKATALVLPQLKGKLDGLAMRVPVPTGSVTDLVVELSREVTKEEVNAAFQKAAEGELKGLLDYTEDPIVSSDIVNAPASCTFDSSLTMVQEGKNVKVIGWYDNEWGYSNRLVDLTVFVGNQL; encoded by the coding sequence GTGACGATCCGCGTAGGCATCAACGGCTTCGGCCGCATCGGTCGTAACTACTTCCGCGCACTGCTGGAGCAGGGTGCGGACATCGAGGTTGTGGCTGTCAACGACCTGGGTGACACGGCCACCACGGCCCACCTGCTGAAGTACGACACGATCCTGGGCCGCCTCAAGCAGGAGGTCTCCCACACCGCCGACACGATCACCGTCGACGGCCACACCATCAAGGTGCTGTCCGAGCGCAACCCGGCCGACATCCCCTGGGGCGAGCTGGGCGTCGACATCGTCATCGAGTCGACCGGCATCTTCACCAAGCGCGAGGACGCCGCCAAGCACCTGGCCGGCGGCGCCAAGAAGGTCCTCATCTCGGCTCCGGCCAAGGACGAGGACATCACCATCGTGATGGGCGTCAACCAGGACAAGTACGACGCGGCCAACCACCACGTCATCTCGAACGCGTCCTGCACCACCAACTGTGTGGCCCCGATGGCGAAGGTCCTGGACGAGAACTTCGGCATCGTCAAGGGTCTGATGACCACGGTGCACGCGTACACCAACGACCAGCGCATCCTGGACTTCCCGCACAAGGACCTGCGCCGCGCCCGCGCCGCCGCCGAGAACATCATCCCGACCACCACCGGTGCCGCCAAGGCCACCGCCCTGGTCCTGCCGCAGCTCAAGGGCAAGCTGGACGGCCTGGCCATGCGCGTCCCGGTCCCCACCGGCTCCGTCACCGACCTCGTGGTCGAGCTCAGCCGCGAGGTCACCAAGGAAGAGGTCAACGCCGCCTTCCAGAAGGCCGCCGAGGGCGAGCTGAAGGGCCTCCTCGACTACACCGAGGACCCGATCGTCTCCTCGGACATCGTCAACGCCCCGGCGTCCTGCACCTTCGACTCCTCCCTGACCATGGTCCAGGAGGGCAAGAACGTGAAGGTCATCGGCTGGTACGACAACGAGTGGGGCTACTCCAACCGTCTCGTGGACCTCACGGTCTTCGTCGGCAACCAGCTCTGA
- the pgl gene encoding 6-phosphogluconolactonase: protein MSTPQLVVHRDKELMAQAAAARLITKIVDAQASRGTASVVLTGGRNGNGLLAALAEAPARDAVDWTRLDLWWGDERYLPEGDPERNVTQARAALLDSVPLDPERVHAMPASDGPYGTDVEAAAEAYAAELAKAAGPENHGSVPTFDVLMLGVGPDTHVASLFPELPAVRETERTVVGVHGAPKPPPTRISLTLPAIRSAREVWLLAAGEDKAEAAAIALSGAGEIQAPAAGARGRSRTLWLLDSAAASQLPRTLYPPASP, encoded by the coding sequence GTGAGCACCCCCCAGCTGGTCGTCCACCGCGACAAGGAACTGATGGCCCAGGCCGCCGCGGCGCGCCTGATCACGAAGATCGTGGACGCGCAGGCCTCCCGGGGCACCGCGTCCGTGGTCCTCACCGGCGGCCGCAACGGCAACGGTCTGCTGGCCGCGCTGGCCGAGGCACCCGCCCGGGACGCCGTGGACTGGACCCGTCTCGACCTGTGGTGGGGCGACGAACGCTATCTGCCCGAGGGCGACCCGGAGCGCAATGTCACCCAGGCCCGCGCGGCCCTGCTGGACTCCGTCCCGCTGGACCCGGAGCGCGTGCACGCCATGCCCGCCTCCGACGGGCCGTACGGCACGGACGTCGAGGCGGCGGCCGAGGCGTACGCGGCGGAGCTGGCGAAGGCGGCCGGCCCTGAGAACCATGGCTCGGTGCCCACCTTCGACGTGCTGATGCTGGGCGTCGGCCCGGACACCCATGTGGCCTCGCTCTTCCCGGAGCTGCCGGCCGTGCGGGAGACCGAGCGCACGGTGGTGGGTGTGCACGGCGCGCCCAAGCCGCCGCCGACCCGGATCTCGCTCACCCTGCCCGCGATCCGCTCGGCCCGTGAGGTCTGGCTGCTCGCGGCGGGCGAGGACAAGGCGGAGGCGGCGGCCATCGCCCTGTCCGGCGCGGGTGAGATCCAGGCCCCGGCGGCGGGCGCCCGCGGCCGGAGCCGCACCCTGTGGCTGCTGGACTCGGCGGCGGCCTCCCAGCTGCCGCGCACGCTGTATCCGCCGGCGTCCCCGTGA